One Thomasclavelia spiroformis DSM 1552 DNA window includes the following coding sequences:
- a CDS encoding RNA polymerase sigma factor — protein sequence MDTSSFEHIVRIQFNALMMIVIKCTVKNRNRQFARRSKREVLFCELSDTKNLECVTKDKYSCDYISFEVLNFTIQISNEKLAVALCKLSCKERDVILLRYFQSMSDQEIAELYHVSHSAIYRRRSNGLKKLKTVLKERN from the coding sequence ATGGACACATCTTCTTTCGAGCATATCGTTAGAATACAGTTTAATGCTTTGATGATGATTGTTATTAAATGCACAGTAAAAAACAGGAACAGACAGTTTGCAAGACGTTCCAAACGTGAAGTTTTATTCTGTGAATTATCAGATACGAAAAATCTTGAATGTGTAACTAAGGATAAATATTCTTGTGATTACATTTCTTTTGAAGTCTTGAATTTCACAATTCAAATATCAAATGAGAAACTTGCTGTTGCTTTATGTAAGTTATCATGTAAAGAGCGTGATGTAATATTATTACGCTATTTTCAAAGCATGAGCGACCAAGAAATCGCAGAATTGTATCATGTATCACATTCTGCTATTTATCGCAGAAGAAGTAACGGATTGAAAAAACTAAAAACAGTATTGAAAGAAAGGAATTGA
- a CDS encoding MerR family transcriptional regulator, whose amino-acid sequence MEKTYTISQISKLLGLTNDAIRFYEKKGLVHPTTNPHNNYRMYTLKNVLELLDIIYYRHLDFSIIEIQELYQNLDPTQAYQLVETQKIKVERRILYEQQLLKKINYIQSLYLQIKTDKNIEIATFPTSYILFESEDSDEFFTHKIRHITTDEFVLCSIFKKYDHTLNQQATYVTLETDIASNLQLSLDLQTINLTKCIHMTCAMNNKTINKTTINKLLEYAKINNLNYASYFLIKEIPLTFYHDKENYYAEIYLPII is encoded by the coding sequence ATGGAAAAAACATATACAATATCACAAATAAGTAAACTATTAGGTCTAACAAATGATGCTATTCGTTTCTATGAAAAAAAAGGCCTAGTTCATCCTACTACTAATCCCCATAATAACTATCGTATGTACACTTTAAAAAATGTCTTAGAACTTTTAGATATCATTTACTATCGACACTTAGATTTTTCAATTATTGAAATTCAAGAATTATATCAAAACTTAGATCCAACTCAAGCCTATCAATTAGTAGAAACACAAAAAATTAAAGTTGAAAGAAGAATTTTATATGAACAACAATTATTAAAAAAAATCAATTATATTCAATCATTATATCTGCAAATCAAAACAGATAAAAATATTGAAATAGCAACATTTCCAACATCATATATCTTATTTGAAAGCGAAGATAGTGATGAATTCTTCACTCACAAAATTAGACATATTACTACTGATGAATTTGTTTTATGTTCTATTTTTAAAAAATACGATCATACTTTAAACCAACAAGCAACATATGTAACTTTAGAAACAGATATTGCTAGTAATTTACAATTATCATTAGATCTCCAAACTATCAATTTAACTAAATGTATTCATATGACCTGTGCTATGAATAATAAAACGATCAATAAAACTACTATCAATAAACTTTTAGAATACGCTAAAATAAATAATTTAAATTATGCATCATATTTTTTAATCAAAGAAATTCCATTAACCTTTTATCATGATAAAGAAAATTATTACGCTGAAATATATTTACCAATAATCTAA
- a CDS encoding DUF368 domain-containing protein, translated as MITFLKGLIVGIGGIAPGLSGSVLLVIFGLYQKTINAIATLFKDFKKNILFLIPLCLGFGIGAIIFSKIVNFLLNNFEAQTRFAFLGLVVGTIPLFYKEVKKEGFSNKYYIVIIIVAILGLSVFSFNSNLFPTVTDPNLFQSVILGIAVAGSSIVPGVDSAVILSTLGLYELYVSSLASFNLSILIPAGVGLVIGVLVISFIINKLINKFYTMTFSIIFGLFLSIIPNVLNESCTLQMDVHSLICIIFVIIGFIVSFYLGDIQGNNEKIKQLINKP; from the coding sequence ATGATTACTTTTCTAAAAGGGTTGATTGTTGGTATAGGAGGAATTGCTCCTGGCTTAAGTGGAAGTGTATTATTAGTTATTTTTGGATTATATCAAAAAACTATTAATGCAATTGCAACATTGTTTAAAGATTTTAAAAAAAATATTTTATTTTTAATTCCATTATGTTTAGGATTTGGAATAGGGGCAATAATTTTTAGTAAAATCGTTAATTTTTTATTAAATAACTTTGAAGCTCAAACAAGATTTGCATTTTTAGGGCTAGTAGTAGGAACTATTCCTTTATTTTATAAAGAAGTTAAAAAAGAAGGTTTTTCAAATAAATATTATATTGTTATTATTATTGTTGCTATCTTAGGTTTAAGTGTATTTTCTTTTAATAGTAACTTGTTTCCAACAGTTACTGACCCTAACTTATTCCAATCAGTAATATTAGGAATTGCTGTTGCTGGATCATCAATTGTTCCTGGAGTTGATAGTGCGGTTATTTTATCTACTTTAGGGCTATATGAATTATATGTAAGTTCTTTAGCTAGCTTTAATCTTTCTATTCTTATTCCTGCTGGTGTTGGACTAGTTATTGGGGTATTGGTAATTTCATTTATCATTAATAAATTAATTAACAAATTTTATACAATGACTTTTTCTATTATTTTTGGATTATTTTTATCAATTATTCCTAATGTTCTTAATGAAAGTTGTACATTACAAATGGACGTTCATTCATTAATCTGTATTATCTTTGTTATCATTGGATTTATCGTTTCTTTCTATTTAGGCGATATTCAAGGTAATAATGAAAAAATAAAACAATTAATCAACAAACCCTAA
- a CDS encoding biotin--[acetyl-CoA-carboxylase] ligase — protein sequence MTIKSDVLKILEQNRNISISGQELAKQLNVSRMSICKVIKKLKEEGYNIEASTNKGYMLLNNNDILSSEGISCYLDKKMDIYAYKTIDSTNTQMKKFAVDNHVNYALIVAEHQSAGRGRFNRNFYSPEKQGIYMSLLLRYDQTFNDATLITIQSAVAIKRVIKKLYGIDTKIKWVNDLYYQSKKICGILTEAISDFESGMIEAIIIGIGINVSTKQFPEELLDKATSLGIENINRSKFIALIVNEIFKIIDEDFDNVLNEYKDASCVLNKKVEFRYKGQIYNGIAKDINNLGNLIVKCDNQEYTLNSGEVSIIQKNYE from the coding sequence ATGACAATAAAAAGTGATGTTTTAAAAATATTAGAACAAAATAGAAATATTTCTATTTCTGGTCAAGAATTAGCTAAACAATTAAATGTTAGCAGAATGTCAATTTGTAAAGTTATCAAAAAACTAAAAGAAGAAGGTTATAATATTGAAGCTTCTACTAATAAAGGATACATGTTATTAAACAACAATGATATTTTATCTAGTGAAGGAATTAGTTGTTATTTAGATAAAAAGATGGATATTTATGCATATAAAACAATTGATTCGACAAATACTCAAATGAAAAAATTTGCTGTTGATAATCATGTTAATTATGCTTTAATTGTTGCTGAACATCAAAGTGCTGGTAGAGGGAGATTTAATCGTAATTTTTATTCTCCTGAAAAACAAGGCATATATATGAGTTTATTACTTAGATACGATCAAACATTTAATGATGCAACATTAATTACAATTCAAAGTGCTGTTGCTATTAAACGCGTGATAAAAAAATTATATGGAATTGATACAAAGATAAAATGGGTCAATGATCTTTATTATCAAAGTAAAAAGATATGTGGAATTTTAACTGAAGCTATTAGTGATTTTGAAAGTGGAATGATTGAAGCAATTATTATTGGAATTGGAATAAATGTTTCTACCAAACAATTTCCTGAAGAGCTTTTAGATAAAGCAACTTCTTTAGGAATTGAAAATATTAATCGAAGTAAATTTATTGCATTGATTGTAAATGAAATATTTAAAATTATTGATGAAGATTTTGATAATGTTTTAAATGAGTATAAAGATGCTTCTTGTGTTTTAAATAAAAAAGTTGAATTTAGATATAAAGGTCAAATATATAACGGAATTGCTAAAGATATTAATAATTTAGGTAATCTTATTGTTAAATGTGATAATCAAGAATATACATTAAATTCTGGAGAGGTTAGTATTATCCAAAAAAATTATGAATAA
- a CDS encoding biotin transporter BioY, which yields MNNTLKMTYCGIFTALIAIGAFIQIPLPYMDYFTLQFLFVLLSGILLGSKLGGLAVLIYVLIGLIGIPIFASGGGIGYIFKASFGYLIGFIACAYFTGLICEKVALTDLKKYALAVFCGLLATYIIGLSYKYFILNYISNF from the coding sequence ATGAATAATACATTAAAAATGACATATTGTGGTATCTTTACAGCTTTAATTGCAATTGGAGCATTTATTCAAATTCCACTTCCATATATGGATTATTTTACTTTGCAATTTTTATTTGTCTTACTATCGGGAATTTTGTTGGGTTCTAAATTAGGTGGTTTAGCAGTTTTAATATATGTATTGATTGGGTTGATTGGTATCCCTATATTTGCTTCTGGTGGTGGGATTGGATATATTTTTAAAGCTAGTTTTGGATATTTAATTGGATTTATTGCATGTGCTTATTTTACTGGTTTAATCTGTGAAAAAGTTGCATTAACTGATTTAAAAAAATATGCTTTAGCTGTTTTTTGTGGTTTATTAGCTACATATATTATTGGTTTAAGTTACAAGTATTTTATTTTAAATTATATATCTAATTTTTGA
- a CDS encoding MATE family efflux transporter: MNKKIINQKFYKYVIPSMITMLLSGFYSIIDGLFVANAVNDSALAAINIAYPIQVILNATAIGIGIGGAVNYSYYNGQNKIKQMHKTIGSTCSLLLISGIILPIILNYFVNDLLVFLGAKGNIYTGAYEYIHIILIGGILPIIGNGINPLLRNQGKTIYATISMSSGLIVNIILDYLFVYKMQLGLHGAALATIIAQGVVAFSGTIMLIYFKLKELSLIDYIPNLITIKKILTIGISPFGQTLIPCIITVITNWMCIRYGGDNALTIFSIISYVLSSIQLFLQGVGDGIQPLLSYYHGCKQPQLIKYIYKKAITLSLAISTTLTILVIIFPNILTSLFNVDNIIYNECRNALIITALSFPFIGNNRLSCALFYATERTLFSSIIVYLEPCVIIPGCLIYFSNIFKLTGIWLAYPIAQVILTIIALYFIYFILLKAKNINVTVDTEYSI; this comes from the coding sequence ATGAATAAAAAAATAATTAATCAAAAATTTTATAAATATGTAATACCATCAATGATTACAATGTTACTTAGTGGTTTTTATTCAATTATTGATGGTTTATTTGTCGCCAATGCTGTAAATGATAGTGCTTTGGCTGCTATTAATATTGCTTATCCAATTCAAGTAATTTTAAATGCTACTGCAATTGGGATTGGAATTGGTGGCGCTGTTAATTATTCATATTATAATGGTCAAAATAAAATAAAACAAATGCATAAAACAATCGGTAGTACCTGTTCATTATTATTGATCAGTGGCATAATTTTACCAATTATTTTAAATTACTTTGTAAATGATTTATTAGTTTTTTTAGGTGCTAAGGGAAATATTTACACTGGTGCTTATGAATATATCCATATTATTTTAATCGGTGGTATCTTACCAATAATAGGAAATGGAATTAATCCTCTATTAAGAAATCAAGGTAAAACCATTTATGCTACTATTAGTATGAGTAGTGGTTTAATTGTTAATATTATTTTAGACTACTTATTTGTATATAAAATGCAACTTGGTTTACATGGAGCGGCATTAGCAACAATTATTGCCCAAGGTGTTGTTGCATTTAGTGGAACTATAATGCTGATTTATTTTAAATTAAAAGAATTAAGTTTAATCGATTATATTCCTAATTTAATAACTATTAAAAAAATCTTAACGATTGGTATTTCCCCTTTTGGTCAAACTCTTATTCCTTGTATCATTACAGTAATTACTAACTGGATGTGCATTCGCTATGGTGGTGATAATGCATTAACAATTTTTTCTATTATCAGTTATGTTCTTTCGTCTATACAATTATTTTTACAAGGAGTCGGCGATGGTATTCAACCGTTATTAAGTTATTATCATGGCTGTAAACAACCGCAATTAATTAAATATATTTATAAAAAAGCAATCACTTTATCCCTAGCTATTTCAACTACTTTAACAATACTTGTGATTATTTTCCCTAACATATTAACATCATTATTTAATGTTGATAATATTATCTATAATGAATGCCGCAATGCTCTAATAATTACTGCACTATCATTTCCATTTATTGGCAACAATCGTTTATCATGTGCTTTATTTTATGCAACTGAAAGAACATTATTTTCATCAATTATTGTCTATCTTGAACCATGTGTAATAATCCCTGGCTGCCTTATTTATTTTTCTAATATTTTTAAATTAACAGGGATATGGCTTGCTTATCCAATAGCTCAAGTTATTTTAACAATCATTGCTTTGTATTTTATTTATTTTATTTTACTGAAAGCTAAAAATATTAATGTAACTGTTGATACAGAATATTCAATTTAA
- a CDS encoding magnesium transporter CorA family protein, giving the protein MIEFYKTYDNITKKISTPEIGCWINVVSPNEEEKNFLIEEIGILPEFINSSLDPEESSHIDYDEDYNQKLVIVDYPSAEENEVSYDDDKLLQYTTLPLGIVIMKGYVITISLYDNLCIDDMVQGKVRGINTTLKTRFLLLLLLRISQRYLIYLRQIDRISLRTEQSLHKSMQNKELIQMLGLEKSLVYFSTSLKTDEITLNKIMRGKTIKLYDEDQDLLEDVLIEIHQAIEMCNIYSNILSGTMDAFASVISNNLNIVMKVLTVITIVMSIPNIIFSFYGMNVTGLPIAQWWFPTIVAIIACIIATIIFIKKDMFH; this is encoded by the coding sequence ATGATAGAATTCTACAAAACTTATGATAATATAACAAAAAAAATATCAACTCCTGAAATAGGATGTTGGATCAATGTAGTATCTCCAAATGAAGAAGAAAAGAATTTTTTGATTGAAGAAATCGGCATTTTACCAGAATTCATAAATTCTTCATTAGACCCTGAAGAAAGTTCACATATTGATTATGATGAAGATTATAATCAAAAGTTAGTTATTGTTGATTATCCTAGTGCTGAAGAAAACGAAGTAAGCTATGATGATGATAAATTGCTTCAATATACAACTTTGCCTTTAGGTATTGTTATTATGAAAGGATATGTCATTACAATCTCTTTATATGATAATTTATGTATCGATGATATGGTTCAAGGTAAAGTACGTGGAATTAATACTACTTTGAAAACTAGATTTTTGTTACTTTTATTATTAAGAATTTCACAACGATATTTAATTTATCTAAGACAAATTGATCGCATTTCACTTAGAACCGAACAAAGTTTGCATAAATCTATGCAAAATAAAGAGTTAATTCAAATGTTAGGATTAGAAAAATCATTAGTTTATTTTTCTACTTCTTTAAAAACTGATGAAATAACTTTAAATAAAATAATGCGTGGTAAGACTATCAAATTATATGATGAAGATCAAGATTTATTAGAAGATGTTTTAATCGAAATACATCAGGCAATTGAAATGTGTAACATTTATTCTAATATTTTATCTGGAACTATGGATGCTTTTGCATCAGTTATTTCTAACAATTTAAATATTGTTATGAAAGTTCTTACTGTTATTACTATTGTAATGTCTATTCCAAATATTATTTTCAGTTTCTATGGGATGAATGTTACTGGTCTACCAATTGCACAATGGTGGTTTCCAACTATTGTTGCTATTATCGCCTGTATTATTGCCACAATTATTTTTATTAAAAAAGATATGTTTCACTAA
- a CDS encoding helix-turn-helix domain-containing protein, whose translation MKKEYGYPTLKIICQASAGNETAIREILKFYDAYICKLCLRPFYHSESGKITMQVDEELKGQIHTEMMKAILKFEIRVK comes from the coding sequence ATGAAAAAAGAATACGGCTACCCTACATTAAAAATAATATGTCAAGCGTCTGCTGGAAATGAAACTGCCATAAGAGAGATTTTGAAGTTTTATGACGCTTATATCTGTAAATTATGCTTGCGTCCGTTTTACCACTCTGAAAGTGGTAAAATCACTATGCAGGTTGATGAAGAATTAAAAGGTCAAATTCATACAGAAATGATGAAAGCAATCTTGAAGTTTGAAATCAGAGTGAAGTAA